The Neptunomonas concharum genomic interval TCTGAGCGTTTGGCTTGGGTTTCAGGTCAGCAAGTCCAAAGTGCAACGTTACAGCTTGATCCTCCAGAGTTGGGCTCCTTGCAAGTAAAACTCCAGATAAGCAATGAGCAGGTGAGTGTGACTTTTGTCTCTCCTCATGCCTCTACGCGGGATGCATTAGAGCAAAACCTGCCTCGCCTGCGTGAAATGCTTGCAGAGCAGGGGATGAGTTTGGGTGAATCTTTTGTAAATGACCAATCTTCTGGTGGTGGCAAGGGTGAAAGAGACGAATCTTCAGGGCGTATGGGCTATGACCTTTCGGCTGGAGAAGTGGAGACTTCGTCTGAGGTTGTTAGTCGCGGGAATGTATCTTTAGTGGATTATTACGCTTAAACTCCGGTCGCGCTATCTCTATGTTATATTTATACTATTGATATATTGGTCTTGGATGGCGATAACAGGAGAGTAAGTGCATGGCTGAGGCAGAATCGGTAGCAGAGGCCGCTGAAGGCGGAAAATCAAAGAAAAAACTTATCATCTTTATTGTTATAGGGGCATTGCTGATCGCTGCGCTGGGTGCAGGAGCTGCTTTTTTTCTTCTAGGTGGTCAATCAGATGAGACGGTGGCTCCCGCAGAGCCGGTTAGAAAAGAAGCCATCTATTCTAAAGTCAGGACGTTGGAGGGAAAACCTTCATTTGTTGCAACCTTGCAGTCAAGTGATGGTAAAAGGCACTACCTACAAACGTTTGTAGAGGCAAAAAGCAGAGATCAGGATGTGGTCGACGCATTGACATTGCATATGCCGTTAATTGTTGCGCGAATGAATAATTTGTTTGCGAAGCAGTCTTTTGAAGAGCTGCAAACGATTGAAGGCAAAGAACGCCTTCGTCAAGCCTCGACCGAGTTAGTGCAAGGTATTCTTCAAGAAAAAATTGGTAAACCGGGTGTTGAAATGATCCTGTTTACTAACTTTGTTATGCAGTAGGCTTAGGAAGCTAAACGCCAATGTCTGTTAAAGATCTGCTATCTCAAGACGAAATTGACGCGCTACTTCATGGTGTTGATGACGGCGATGTTGAAACTGCCGAGGTTGAGGAGGAACTGGAGGAAGGTGCTGTTCGCTCTTACGACCTAGCTAGTCATGAACGTATTGTTCGTGGCCGAATGCCGACGTTGGAGATGATTAATGAGCGCTTTGCTCGGCACACGCGTAACAGCTTATTTAATTTGTTGCGACGCACGGCAGATGTCACGGTCGGTGAAGTACAGGTGATGAAGTATGGGGACTATATTCATACACTGTATGTTCCCACGAGTATGAATTTGGTTAAAGTGCCTCCTTTGAGAGGAACTGCACTCTTCATTATGGATGCGAAGCTGGTATTCAAGTTAGTGGATAACTTTTTTGGTGGAGATGGTCGTCACGCTAAAATCGAAGGCCGGGACTTTACGCCAACAGAAACCCGCTTGGTGCAAAAGACCTTGGATCTTTTTTTTAGTGACTTGGTAGAAGCATGGCGTCCCGTTATGGCTATTGGCTTCGAGCGTGTTGGGCATGAAATGAATCCGGCGATGGCCAATGCGGTTAGCCCGTCAGAAGTGGTTGTGGTGAGCACGTTCCAAGTGGACTTGGATGGTGGAGTGGGCGAGTTTCATATTACTTTGCCTTACTCAATGATAGAGCCTATACGTGACCTGCTGGTGTCAGGTTTTCAGCCTGCTGAAGATGAAAAAGATGATCGCTGGGTGGTTGCTTTACGACGCGATATTATGTTGGCGCCAATGCAAATTAACCTTCGTATTGCCGAGCGGGAGTTGACACTTAGGGATGTAATGGAATTAGAGGCAGGTGATGTTATCCCTGTTGAGATTCCTGAAAGTTTAACGTTAAAGGCTAATTCAGTACCTGTGTTCAAATGCAAGATGGGAACCGCACGCGGCAATCTAGCGGTGAAAATTGTAAGTCAAATACCTAGGCACGATTAGTGCCAGTTCTTCTGAGAAGTCGTAATGAGTGAAACAACAGAAAATAATGAAATGGACGACGATCAGCAAGCGATGGCTGATGAGTGGGCATCCGCTTTAGCTGAGCAAACTACTGACGCATCCAGTGCTGTTGAATTTGACGAACTGCAAGATGAATCAGTTCCCGTGAATGACCCTAAATTGGATGTTATTCTGGATATTCCAGTGACGCTTTCGATGGAGGTGGGGAATACGGATATCTCCATTCGCAACTTGTTGCAACTGAGCCAAGGTTCAGTCGTGGAGCTTGATCGTGTTGCGGGAGAACCTTTAGATGTCATGATAAATGGCACATTAATCGCCCATGGCGAGGTTGTTGTTGTTAATGATCGTTATGGTATTCGCTTGACGGATGTGATTAGCCCACAAGAACGCATTAAGCGTCTGCGTTAACGATGAGCCAGGATCCTACTATTACGTTTCAGTCCATAGCGCAGGTTATTCTAGGGCTGGGGTTGGTTGTGGCTCTGATTATTGGCTTGGCATGGTTGTTCCGTCGAGTGTCTGCCTTAAATCTTCCTCATCAAAAAATGAAAGTGGTAGCCTCTTTAGCCTTGGGGACTAGAGAGAAGGCTGTGTTGGTTGAGGTGGGAGCGAAGCAAGTGCTGCTTGGTGTTGCGCCGGGGCGAGTGACGCATCTAGTCACCTTTGATGAGCACGTTGTAGGTGATACCTCATCAAATGAGTTTGCTAAGGTGATGAAAGAGGTTAGTAGTACCGAGGGCCAAAAATGAAAATTTTGCTTTTGGTTGTAGCGCTTATATTTCCTATGATCGGGTTCGCAGCAGATCCAGGTATTCCCGCCGTAAGTGTTACGACAACACCAGAGGGTGGCACAAACTACAGTGTAACTATACAAATTCTTGCTCTCATGACCATGCTGACATTCTTGCCAGCCATGCTCATGATGATGACCTCTTTTACCCGCATTATTATTGTATTTGCTATTTTAAGACAGGCGTTGGGCTTGCAGCAGACTCCCTCGAATCAGGTCATAGTCGGGCTCTCGTTGTTTCTAACGTTT includes:
- a CDS encoding flagellar hook-length control protein FliK — encoded protein: MKSEVVVKSGDQIVAKKQLSGVSPVRVSAEKIDSPINSAQAESVTEKPTQIEQFSIGALHQPTLYRPSAGVVLQMPQGITPNHPAWPQVVSERLAWVSGQQVQSATLQLDPPELGSLQVKLQISNEQVSVTFVSPHASTRDALEQNLPRLREMLAEQGMSLGESFVNDQSSGGGKGERDESSGRMGYDLSAGEVETSSEVVSRGNVSLVDYYA
- a CDS encoding flagellar basal body-associated FliL family protein — protein: MAEAESVAEAAEGGKSKKKLIIFIVIGALLIAALGAGAAFFLLGGQSDETVAPAEPVRKEAIYSKVRTLEGKPSFVATLQSSDGKRHYLQTFVEAKSRDQDVVDALTLHMPLIVARMNNLFAKQSFEELQTIEGKERLRQASTELVQGILQEKIGKPGVEMILFTNFVMQ
- the fliM gene encoding flagellar motor switch protein FliM, with the translated sequence MSVKDLLSQDEIDALLHGVDDGDVETAEVEEELEEGAVRSYDLASHERIVRGRMPTLEMINERFARHTRNSLFNLLRRTADVTVGEVQVMKYGDYIHTLYVPTSMNLVKVPPLRGTALFIMDAKLVFKLVDNFFGGDGRHAKIEGRDFTPTETRLVQKTLDLFFSDLVEAWRPVMAIGFERVGHEMNPAMANAVSPSEVVVVSTFQVDLDGGVGEFHITLPYSMIEPIRDLLVSGFQPAEDEKDDRWVVALRRDIMLAPMQINLRIAERELTLRDVMELEAGDVIPVEIPESLTLKANSVPVFKCKMGTARGNLAVKIVSQIPRHD
- the fliN gene encoding flagellar motor switch protein FliN codes for the protein MSETTENNEMDDDQQAMADEWASALAEQTTDASSAVEFDELQDESVPVNDPKLDVILDIPVTLSMEVGNTDISIRNLLQLSQGSVVELDRVAGEPLDVMINGTLIAHGEVVVVNDRYGIRLTDVISPQERIKRLR
- the fliO gene encoding flagellar biosynthetic protein FliO; the encoded protein is MSQDPTITFQSIAQVILGLGLVVALIIGLAWLFRRVSALNLPHQKMKVVASLALGTREKAVLVEVGAKQVLLGVAPGRVTHLVTFDEHVVGDTSSNEFAKVMKEVSSTEGQK